One window of Deltaproteobacteria bacterium genomic DNA carries:
- a CDS encoding aldehyde ferredoxin oxidoreductase family protein, protein MKGYHGRFLEVDLSARKVADLPLSEEFLKKYIGGASLAAALVYDRLRKGTDPLAPVNPLIFATGPFTGTPLPMVSRYAVGGISPLTGFWGEATSGGKFPFRLKGSGWDGLLVKGKADKPSYLFLKEGKAEIRDASHLWGKDSYQTQKTIKDELDDDSVSIACIGSAGEKLIKYASIMNDNGRAAGRCGLGAIMGSKNLKAVAASGNLRPELSNPEKIRELAKQAVAQINGNLVSVAFREYGTMMYMDMAMTLGDAPAKYFTKAVFPVSKVTGQALRQTYTVQNYACLGCPIGCGRELVEFKPGLNVDGPEYETAVAFGPLCLNTDLDSIVRANHLCNTHGIDTISAGVSVAYAFYLYDLGVLTKDKVGFELQWGDGEAVVKLVEKIIAQEGIGKILSGGTLAMAKEFGRSADEAAQVKGLEMPMHDGRAFHGMALSYATGPRGACHLKGDYYNVDLGNLVMEYMILPSERLSSEGKSEGAAKYQSLKDLFDSLALCKFAPLTPTQLCEMLNAITGWQFDPKELLAAGDRSINLKRAVSNKLGLTREQDKLPKICTAALDEGTTAGVEPDLEKMLKVYYQFRGWDWETGRPTKEKLLELGLNQVAAEMYP, encoded by the coding sequence ATGAAAGGATACCACGGCCGATTTTTAGAGGTAGATTTATCCGCCCGTAAAGTCGCTGATTTACCTCTGTCCGAGGAATTTTTGAAGAAATACATCGGGGGGGCGAGCCTGGCTGCGGCCCTGGTCTATGACCGCCTGAGAAAAGGAACCGATCCTCTCGCACCGGTAAACCCGTTGATCTTTGCGACCGGGCCTTTCACAGGGACACCCCTTCCCATGGTCAGCCGGTACGCGGTGGGCGGCATTTCTCCTCTTACCGGGTTCTGGGGGGAAGCCACCAGTGGCGGTAAATTTCCCTTTCGGCTGAAAGGCTCCGGATGGGATGGCCTGCTGGTGAAAGGAAAAGCGGACAAGCCGTCTTACCTTTTTTTAAAGGAAGGAAAAGCGGAGATCCGGGACGCCTCCCACCTCTGGGGAAAGGACAGTTACCAGACCCAGAAAACCATCAAAGATGAATTGGATGACGACTCCGTCAGCATCGCCTGCATAGGCTCTGCCGGGGAGAAACTAATCAAATATGCTTCGATCATGAATGATAACGGCCGGGCTGCCGGCCGGTGCGGCTTAGGGGCGATCATGGGCTCCAAGAACCTCAAAGCGGTGGCCGCTTCTGGCAATCTGAGGCCCGAGTTGAGCAACCCGGAAAAGATCCGGGAGCTGGCCAAACAGGCCGTGGCCCAGATCAACGGGAACTTAGTTTCCGTCGCCTTTCGCGAGTACGGGACCATGATGTACATGGACATGGCCATGACTCTGGGCGATGCGCCCGCCAAATACTTCACCAAGGCCGTCTTTCCTGTTTCCAAGGTTACCGGCCAGGCCCTTCGCCAGACTTACACCGTCCAGAACTACGCCTGCCTGGGCTGCCCCATCGGATGCGGTCGGGAACTAGTGGAGTTCAAACCGGGGCTTAATGTGGATGGGCCAGAATACGAAACCGCAGTGGCCTTTGGCCCTCTGTGTCTGAACACCGACCTGGATTCCATCGTGAGAGCCAATCACCTCTGCAACACCCACGGGATAGATACAATCTCTGCAGGAGTGAGCGTGGCCTATGCTTTTTATCTCTATGATTTAGGCGTTTTGACGAAGGATAAGGTTGGTTTTGAACTCCAGTGGGGCGATGGCGAGGCAGTGGTGAAGCTGGTCGAAAAGATCATTGCCCAGGAGGGTATCGGCAAGATCCTTTCCGGGGGGACTTTAGCCATGGCTAAGGAATTCGGCCGCAGCGCGGACGAAGCTGCCCAGGTCAAGGGTCTGGAAATGCCCATGCACGACGGACGGGCTTTCCATGGAATGGCCCTCTCCTATGCCACGGGTCCTCGCGGAGCCTGCCACCTCAAGGGCGATTATTATAACGTTGATCTGGGCAACTTGGTCATGGAATATATGATCCTGCCCTCGGAGAGACTTTCCTCTGAAGGAAAGAGCGAAGGAGCGGCCAAGTATCAAAGCCTAAAGGACCTTTTTGACTCCTTGGCTCTTTGCAAATTCGCTCCCCTAACGCCAACCCAACTCTGTGAGATGCTGAATGCCATCACAGGTTGGCAATTTGACCCCAAGGAGTTACTGGCTGCAGGGGATCGGTCCATCAATCTCAAAAGGGCTGTCAGTAACAAACTCGGCTTGACCCGGGAACAAGACAAATTACCTAAGATTTGTACAGCCGCTCTGGATGAGGGCACGACGGCTGGTGTCGAGCCGGATCTGGAAAAGATGTTAAAGGTATATTATCAGTTCCGAGGATGGGATTGGGAGACGGGCCGGCCGACTAAAGAGAAGCTCTTAGAGCTGGGACTTAACCAGGTGGCCGCCGAGATGTATCCTTGA